One stretch of Acropora muricata isolate sample 2 chromosome 12, ASM3666990v1, whole genome shotgun sequence DNA includes these proteins:
- the LOC136893665 gene encoding uncharacterized protein, translating into MSEVSENESKSKFAGRQNENSANLNCKMMMKKSRKRKRASKQVRRVKKMRLEKENYSLFLQKCKITISTSGVLVLSPFLALFTCDKSSSTERFFSYFQLFLSGRESTNSQSVLESEILPELRHGSKGTCNNKIEIICLDSTSKQNNNEYIETIILDSTSEQKCDKKIEVINLDSNSEQNNNAENIEIIILDSTSEQKCDEKIEVINLDSTSEQNNNAENIEIIILDSTSEQKCDEKIEITCLGSASEQKNNENTEIINLDSSLSFEFTNDSWPTGENPFSLSGSFFSAQHSSCDESDSEDETPEHINKLASLGRLKAFEI; encoded by the exons ATGAGTGAAGTTAGCGAAAACGAATCCAAATCGAAGTTTGCCGGCaggcaaaatgaaaacagtGCGAATTTGAATTgtaaaatgatgatgaaaaagtctagaaagagaaaaagagcgagtAAACAAGTCCGACGGGTCAAGAAAATGCGACTGGAGAAAGAG AATTATAGTCTTTTCCTACAAAAGTGCAAAATCACAATATCTACGTCTGGAGTGCTTGTTTTATCGCCTTTTCTTGCACTGTTTACTTGCGACAAAAGTTCATCCActgaaaggtttttttcttaCTTCCAGCTTTTTCTCAGTGGACGGGAGTCAACCAATAGTCAATCTGTATTGGAGAG cgAGATTCTGCCCGAGCTGCGGCACGGTTCCAAAGGGACATGCaacaacaaaattgaaataatttgcCTGGACAGCACCTCCAAGCAGAACAACAACGAGTACATCGAAACCATTATCCTGGACAGTACTTCTGAGCAGAAATGCGACAAGAAGATTGAAGTAATCAACCTGGACAGCAACTCTGAGCAGAACAACAATGCGGAGAACATTGAAATCATTATCCTCGACAGCACTTCTGAGCAGAAATGCGACGAGAAAATTGAAGTAATCAACCTGGATAGCACCTCTGAGCAGAACAACAATGCGGAGAACATTGAAATCATTATTCTTGACAGCACTTCTGAGCAGAAATGCGACGAGAAAATTGAAATAACCTGCCTGGGGAGCGCCTCTGAgcagaaaaacaatgaaaatactGAAATCATTAACCTTGATAGCAGTTTGTCGTTTGAATTCACG AACGATTCTTGGCCAACTGGTGAGAACCCATTCTCTTTATCTGGAAGTTTCTTCTCTGCTCAGCACTCTAGCTGTGATGAAAGCGACTCAGAGGATGAAACACCTGAGCATATCAACAAACTGGCGTCTCTAGGTAGATTAAAagcatttgaaatttga
- the LOC136891646 gene encoding serine/threonine-protein kinase pim-1-like, producing the protein MLGAGGFGQVIAATRKKDNLPVAIKFVHKSSVDEFKELNGKGIPAEAYFQWQAHHRNVIDIYEVIYLDEFFVYVMERPENCKDLFRIIDDRYRANSTLTEKEARKYFTQVLRANICCEENGILHRDVKPENILIDMSCDEAKLIDFGLSSEVQEQPFTWFRGTPSYMPPEYCRFKQYDGCQATVWQMGILLVDMLSPEFRAFEDTRDISEPPYVPKRLSPEAKNLIHSLLNVNPVNRPTLKEILNHPWIAQPAN; encoded by the exons ATGCTTGGAGCTGGCGGATTTGGACAAGTTATCGCTGCCACGCGTAAGAAAGACAATCTACCG GTGGCGATCAAATTTGTTCACAAAagttcagtcgacgaatttaaGGAG TTGAATGGGAAAGGAATTCCAGCTGAAGCGTATTTCCAATGGCAAGCTCACCACCGCAATGTGATCGATATTTACGAGGTAATCTACCTCGACGAGTTCTTTGTGTACGTGATGGAAAGACCAGAAAATTGTAAAGATTTGTTTAGGATCATTGATGACAGATACAGAGCCAACTCTACGCTGACAGAGAAGGAAGCACGAAAGTATTTCACTCAAGTCCTGCGGGCCAACATCTGCTGCGAGGAGAATGGAATTCTGCACCGAGATGTTAAACCTGAAAACATCCTTATTGATATGAGCTGTGACGAGGCAAAACTGATCGATTTTGGATTGTCGTCTGAGGTTCAGGAACAGCCTTTTACATGGTTTAGAG GTACACCAAGTTACATGCCTCCAGAATACTGCAGATTCAAACAATATGACGGTTGCCAAGCAACCGTGTGGCAGATGGGAATTCTTCTGGTGGATATGTTATCACCTGAATTTCGTGCTTTTGAAGACACACGCGATATTTCTGAACCACCTTATGTGCCAAAGCGTCTCTCACCAG AAGCAAAAAACCTCATCCATTCTCTGCTCAACGTAAACCCCGTAAACCGTCCcactttaaaagaaattcttAATCATCCTTGGATCGCACAGCCTGCAAACTGA